ACCGGCATTTTCTTACAGTTTAAGGGTTTCTCTGAAGttgttttagggtttatgcatttctctgaaattggctGAGgggtttgtttgaaattggttgaaggtttaggggtttcgctgaaattagtttaggggtttgttcgaaattggttgaaggtttaggggtttctgaaattggttgaaggtttaggggtttctctgaaattggtttaggggtttcatCGAAATTGTTTTAGGGGTTTGTCTGAAATGATCTGAGTATGATGATTCCTTTTTTCAAACAGtgaatgggtttgttctttgtggacTGATGCTTGCACTGCTGttgtgttgctgttgctgttgctgttgctattGCTGTCGTATTGGGTTTTTTTGCTAGTGTATTGCTAATGTAGTGATGTTGTGTTGGCATTTTAGTgcagttgtatttttagttttagtatggttttattatgttttttgtAGCAGTTATTGAATGGTATTTGGTGGCTTAGTATGAGTCTTTATGAGCATTGCATTTAACCTTCTTAGAAGTCTAATTGGtatctattttgtttgttgaagatgatatctAAAGTGTAAGACAATTAACCTGTGTATGGTGATTTCTTCTCTGTGGATcattaccaaaaaattctCGCTGATTATATTTTACGTAGAAAATGTGGCCATGAAAAGAATTTGTGGCTAAAACTCCATGATGGAAGcaaccattttgaaatatcttAAGCAAACTGTTGGTGGCTTGCTaaattccttaatttttttctctttatcttcCAACGAGGTAGTGACCCTTCACATTACACTCAATTGTGCAAAGGATTTGCATGGTTTTCTGATGGAATCGAAGAATAATTTACATAGAAAGAATTTCCTTTGTTATCGTTCGTAgtttttcatatatgaaagaAACTTGAGATAAAATATCTCAAGACAGAGTTTGACAAAATCAAGTAttgtataaatatttgaacttgtaaaccccaaccatatcatactttttgtttgagaataatGCTTGTTAATTCGACATATTTTTGTATAACTTTGTTTACTAAGTTTAGGGCTTGCATATTGGATATGGATGAGTTTTGTTTAGAACCATATGTGGTGTAATATGAGTTGTTTAAAAGTTTGCTGTTTTGTGCTTGATCATTGTGTGCTTAAAAGAAAGCGGGAAATGAGTGAAGATGGGAACCTACCACCAGCAGCTGTGGTTTAGAGAAATGGGGACATTGATTTTGCTATAAGCTAACTGtttaagcttttgcttttgttgtttgtgtatGGATACTTAGAGAAGTCTGTTTCTGAGGagaacttataattttgtaattgtacatgtcttacaaacattttataccgttttgatggtttatttatgaatttatctttggttttttgttaagaaaaaactgaagggatggtgccaatttctttcattttcttacatttgAAAGGAGGGCCATAGTAGAGTCAGTACTGTGGTTGCCACTAATTCATAGGATGTTCCATTACATTATACCTTGAAGTGAATAAATTGTTTCCCGAtatcttgttgttttttaaaactctttcTAGTCAGATAGATTTATATCGTTACTCTTGAATTGTTGTCAATTAGGCTTGTGCTACCGCACATTCCCATTCTAGCTGAAGCTGTCTCATGATTAGATGGTGTGATTATATGGTGTGTTGAGATGTGTGTttagatattatattatgcagGAGTGGTAGAGTACTGGGTGTGTTGAAACTTGGCTTTGAGCCATTAAATGAGGAGGTCAGTTGTAAATAGctggggttttgtttatgatatgtatttttttcaatttgtttcactTCATATCCTATAATAGGCTGTTCATAAGTGgtgattgtttattgcttgttaTTGTGTGGATTGCAACCGACTGAAATTCTGTTTATAATATTGGCATGCAGGGAAATATGGTTGGTGAAATGAAGTTGATGATTGCGGAGGAACAAAAATTCCAAGGGAAAGCATTGTCGTTATCCCATACGAAGACGGCAATCACTACGATAAAGGAGAAATTCACTGAACAGCAGCTGCAAATGTTTGAACAGAGTTGTTTTTGTCATCTCCTAGGGATTGAGGACCTCAAGTGGACTTCTCCGATTGTCCACGGGTTGCTGCTCAGGAAAGCTGATCCCAAGACAGTTTCCCAACTGAACGGGATCAAATTCATTGTTGGCAAGAAGGTCATCCAATTCACGGCGCAACAATTTTGCATCGTGACCGGGCTAAGGTTTGGAAACCTTCCCTTTATTCCGATTCCCACGAATGAGAACTGCTCATTGAAACGGAAGTACTTTGCCAACGATAAAACTGTGAACCTGTTGGAATTAGAAAAGGCCTTCCTCGAATGCGATGATGTGGACGATGTATTCAAGCTTGGATTCGTATACTTTGCTGTCTTTGTGCTGTTGGGCAGCGAAAAACATGTCCACATTGACATGCGATATTTGAAGTTGGCGGAAGACCTTGAAGACTTTGGGAAGTATCCATGGGGTGCTGTGTCTTATGCGAAGACAAATGCGTCACTGCTGAGGGCACTTTGTGCAGATTACCAGCGAGTGAAAGTGCCCACAAAaactgccaaaaaaaaaaaatctggaaagAAACCAACAACAACGGCAACCGGTAGACCAAGAGAGTACCACCTCAAAGGTTTTCCCTATGCACTTCAGGTGAGCAAATGTCCATtgatgttgaagttaaattgcATTTGTTTACAATGACNNNNNNNNNNTGATGCAAACTTCAAAGTCGTAGACTTTCTCGCCAACAAGAGGAGTTTTTCTGCTATTCTATTTGGTTGATCTCAATATTCATGAACATCCTGTTATTTAAAGAAGCCAATGACCATCAAAGCTCCTAGTGATGCTAGGGtttctcattcctagtttaggaAAGTATCTTGCTTCCCAAGATCTTACCAATAGTGAatattattaagcttaataatatcacccaaaaaaaaaaaaaaacgaaggGGAACACTTCAAGCTGCACCTCCTACACGTCAAAAGGCCCATGTCTACAATGGATCATGAAGTGGGGGCaatttgtagacaaagaaattttggtgtaataaattctattgacaagaaaataattagggttcggtggattaaatcgtgGGCCCCATAATTCAcccatgtggcgtgtgactcatcaaaattggattagttgtcaaaaatgacaaatggcgacatccgacggagtgcatcaaacggttcaagatgaagacaaaattaaaggaaagaatcttctgtgattgtctttgatttaaatcaaatattaatcaggttaatcaattgaagataatctggttaaattgccagattatgggaattgatttaaatcaaatcaaaatcccacaaaccaaggttttaaatagggaaagttatttaggtcaagcatccgacaaaagcctataaataggaggcctcaagacgaaagagGGGGTCAGAAGTGGgagaaaaaaacctagcactcagaagaaacagaaaactctctgcattcttcaccctaccttggaagagccaccaagcacaacaaatacgtgccggttccttcaccataaaaatccaaaacaccaaacaagcttcgtgctacccgtttgatcaagatcaagtctctacgacccttgtatcaaacacaaattttcttaaacactttggagatcgaatcagaggattcaatacagagattgtaaccctaaatttcattaatacaatattattttgtacacgtgttcttgtctcatttgtcgcaagaaattcgtgtttacaatACCAACACAAGATTATCCTTAGTGCAATTTGCTTTGCTGTTCGAACTGGCAATACATTCTTGGGGTCCTTGATGTAAGATCtgagttctccttcaatttcaCTACGTTAGTTGGTGTGCTTTACTCTTCAAATCTCATAATTCTTTATATTGTGGAACAGCTGGGTTGATTATGCAAGGTGGGTTGGAATTCAAAAGATACGAGATTAGAGCATAGTTGTTGtaagt
The Prunus dulcis chromosome 2, ALMONDv2, whole genome shotgun sequence DNA segment above includes these coding regions:
- the LOC117617369 gene encoding uncharacterized protein LOC117617369, with product MFEQSCFCHLLGIEDLKWTSPIVHGLLLRKADPKTVSQLNGIKFIVGKKVIQFTAQQFCIVTGLRFGNLPFIPIPTNENCSLKRKYFANDKTVNLLELEKAFLECDDVDDVFKLGFVYFAVFVLLGSEKHVHIDMRYLKLAEDLEDFGKYPWGAVSYAKTNASLLRALCADYQRVKVPTKTAKKKKSGKKPTTTATGRPREYHLKGFPYALQLG